In one window of Prevotella sp. E13-17 DNA:
- a CDS encoding AMP-binding protein: MVERFLKQTHFESVEDYNKNLEFIIPEHFNFAYDVMDAWAAEAPNKLALLWTNDQGEEIRATYAQLKEQSDQAASYLQSLGIGKGDPVMLILKRRYEWWIVMLALCKIGAVVIPATHMLTKHDIVYRNNRASIKSIICVDDPYVCEQVRLAMPESPSVKEYITITDHGKPIPEGFRDYQSEVVKAAKFERPAFVNNNEDTMIMYFTSGTSGEPKMVAHDYLYALGHLTTGVFWHNLHENSLHLTVADTGWGKAVWGKFYGQWFAGATVFVFDHEKFNADTLLRQMEKYKVTSFCAPPTIYRFMIREDLSKYDLSSLEYCCTAGEALNPAVFDKFYEKTGIKMMEGFGQTETTMTLGTFPWMTPKPGSMGIPNAQYNIDLLRADGTPCEDGEKGEIVIRIGDKKPIGLFKGYYRDEEKTREAWHDGIYHTGDMAWRDEDGYYWFEGRIDDVIKSSGYRIGPFEVESALMTHPAVVECAITGVPDDIRGMVVKATVVLGKEWKDKAGDDLVKELQQHVKKETAPYKYPRIVEFVDELPKTISGKIRRVEIRKKDAEK, from the coding sequence ATGGTAGAGAGATTTTTAAAGCAAACTCACTTCGAGTCTGTTGAGGATTACAATAAAAACTTAGAGTTCATCATACCCGAGCACTTTAACTTTGCCTATGACGTGATGGACGCATGGGCCGCAGAGGCGCCCAACAAACTGGCCCTGTTGTGGACCAACGACCAAGGCGAAGAGATTCGCGCCACCTACGCCCAACTGAAAGAGCAGAGCGATCAGGCTGCCAGCTATCTGCAGTCGCTGGGTATCGGCAAGGGAGATCCCGTGATGCTGATACTGAAACGCCGCTACGAGTGGTGGATTGTGATGTTGGCACTGTGCAAGATTGGTGCCGTAGTGATTCCCGCCACCCACATGCTGACAAAACACGACATCGTGTATCGCAACAACCGCGCCTCAATCAAGTCGATTATCTGCGTGGATGACCCCTACGTGTGCGAGCAGGTCCGGCTGGCAATGCCCGAGAGTCCTTCTGTAAAGGAATACATCACCATTACCGACCACGGCAAGCCCATTCCCGAAGGCTTTCGCGACTATCAGTCGGAGGTAGTCAAGGCTGCGAAGTTTGAGCGTCCCGCCTTCGTCAACAACAATGAAGACACCATGATCATGTACTTCACCAGTGGTACGAGTGGCGAGCCTAAGATGGTGGCACACGACTATCTCTATGCCCTGGGTCACCTGACAACAGGTGTGTTCTGGCATAACCTGCATGAGAACTCTCTCCATCTGACGGTGGCTGACACCGGTTGGGGCAAGGCCGTCTGGGGTAAGTTCTACGGCCAATGGTTTGCCGGTGCAACCGTGTTCGTATTCGATCACGAGAAATTTAATGCTGACACGCTGCTGCGCCAAATGGAGAAATACAAGGTGACCAGCTTCTGTGCACCGCCCACCATCTATCGCTTCATGATTCGTGAAGACCTGAGCAAGTACGACCTGAGCAGTCTGGAGTACTGCTGCACTGCAGGCGAGGCACTGAACCCAGCCGTCTTCGACAAGTTCTATGAGAAGACTGGCATCAAGATGATGGAAGGCTTCGGACAGACCGAGACCACGATGACGCTGGGCACCTTCCCCTGGATGACTCCCAAACCGGGCTCTATGGGTATTCCCAATGCCCAATACAACATCGACCTTCTGCGCGCTGATGGAACCCCCTGCGAAGATGGAGAAAAGGGCGAGATTGTGATACGCATAGGCGACAAGAAGCCTATCGGACTCTTCAAGGGCTACTATCGCGATGAAGAGAAGACCCGCGAGGCCTGGCACGACGGCATCTATCACACCGGCGACATGGCATGGCGCGACGAAGACGGCTACTACTGGTTTGAAGGACGTATCGACGACGTCATCAAATCGTCGGGCTATCGTATTGGTCCGTTTGAGGTAGAGAGTGCACTGATGACCCATCCAGCAGTGGTAGAGTGTGCCATCACCGGTGTTCCCGATGATATCCGTGGCATGGTCGTAAAGGCAACCGTGGTACTAGGTAAGGAATGGAAGGACAAGGCCGGCGACGACCTGGTGAAGGAACTGCAGCAACACGTCAAGAAAGAGACGGCGCCCTACAAATATCCACGCATTGTGGAGTTTGTTGACGAACTTCCAAAGACCATCTCAGGCAAGATTCGACGCGTAGAAATCAGAAAGAAAGACGCAGAGAAATAA
- a CDS encoding helix-turn-helix domain-containing protein, giving the protein MDEQLKQIGERLRGLRDVLDIPVSEMAETIGIDAAKYEKIEKGEMDITISNLMKIAHKYGVSTEELIFAEAPHMTSYYVTRKGQGMSIERTKAYKYQSLVGGFVGHKADVFVVTVEPKPGARTIYKNNHPGQEFNLVLEGKMELYIAGKTIILEEGDSIYFDATKPHGMLAVGDKAVKFLAFTVE; this is encoded by the coding sequence ATGGACGAACAACTGAAACAAATTGGTGAGCGACTGCGCGGACTGCGCGACGTGTTGGACATTCCCGTCAGCGAAATGGCCGAGACAATAGGCATTGACGCAGCGAAATACGAGAAGATTGAGAAGGGCGAGATGGACATTACCATTTCGAACCTGATGAAGATTGCGCATAAGTATGGTGTATCTACAGAGGAGCTCATCTTTGCAGAGGCGCCCCACATGACATCATACTACGTGACACGTAAGGGACAAGGCATGAGCATTGAGCGCACAAAGGCCTATAAATATCAGTCGCTGGTAGGCGGTTTCGTGGGCCACAAGGCAGATGTGTTTGTGGTCACGGTGGAACCTAAGCCAGGTGCACGTACCATCTACAAGAACAACCACCCCGGCCAGGAGTTCAACTTGGTGCTGGAGGGCAAGATGGAACTGTATATCGCCGGCAAGACCATCATCCTGGAAGAAGGCGACAGCATCTACTTTGATGCAACAAAGCCTCACGGCATGCTGGCCGTTGGCGACAAAGCGGTAAAGTTCTTGGCATTTACCGTCGAATAG
- a CDS encoding pyrroline-5-carboxylate reductase → MKIAVIGAGAMGGATVEGMMKADYFDNKNITVSDPSEAVLNKFSAQGINVTTDNAQAAAEADVVMVFVKPWLVEQVLKGIAPALTTEKILVVIAAGVPSVKIQEWTGIKMPLFLCIPNIAIAELASMTFLVTVTGEPSHTETVKAIFDAMGSTLMTDEQHLAAGTTLASCGIAYAMRYIRAASEGGVELGFKADHAKEIVMQTMLGAVKLLQASGMHPEAAIDLVTTPGGLTIKGLNEMEHAGFTSAVIRGLKAGV, encoded by the coding sequence ATGAAAATAGCAGTTATAGGTGCTGGCGCTATGGGTGGCGCCACGGTAGAAGGCATGATGAAGGCCGACTACTTCGACAATAAGAACATCACAGTAAGCGACCCTTCGGAGGCCGTGCTTAATAAGTTTTCGGCACAGGGTATCAACGTGACCACCGACAATGCGCAGGCTGCGGCCGAGGCTGATGTTGTGATGGTATTCGTGAAACCATGGTTGGTTGAGCAGGTGCTGAAAGGCATTGCCCCCGCACTGACGACAGAGAAGATCCTTGTGGTCATCGCTGCAGGTGTGCCATCGGTCAAGATACAGGAGTGGACGGGCATCAAGATGCCATTGTTCCTGTGCATTCCGAACATTGCCATTGCAGAGCTTGCCTCAATGACATTCCTGGTGACCGTAACGGGCGAGCCCTCACACACCGAGACCGTCAAGGCGATCTTCGATGCGATGGGTAGCACACTGATGACCGACGAGCAACACTTGGCTGCAGGAACCACACTGGCTTCTTGCGGCATTGCCTACGCCATGCGCTATATCCGTGCCGCCTCTGAAGGTGGTGTGGAGCTGGGCTTCAAGGCCGACCATGCCAAAGAGATTGTGATGCAGACCATGCTGGGCGCCGTGAAGCTGTTGCAAGCCAGCGGTATGCACCCCGAAGCTGCTATCGACCTGGTGACCACGCCTGGTGGTCTGACCATCAAAGGACTGAACGAGATGGAGCATGCTGGATTTACCTCGGCCGTGATTCGCGGACTGAAAGCAGGAGTTTGA
- a CDS encoding aspartate aminotransferase family protein, producing MKLFDVYPLFDVNIVKGEGCKVWDEKGQEYLDLYGGHAVISIGHAHPHYIKKVSEQLQKLGFYSNSVHNNLQAELAEKLGKLSGYEDYQLFLVNSGAEANENALKLASFKTGNTRVLSAHKAFHGRTSLAVEVTNNPKIVAPINDNHHAKFLPLDDIEGWVRELVKGGVAAAILECIQGVGGIRMVTPEFAQSLAYACKRFGAVLICDEIQCGYGRSGKFFAHQWLDIKPDIITVAKGIGNGFPMSGVLISPEFKPQFGQLGTTFGGNHLACSAALAVLDVIEQEDLVENARVVGDYLIDKLRHLNHPMIKEVRGRGLMIGIELNEPQKPVRERLVYEQHVFTGCSGENVLRLLPPLTFSKDMADEFMIRLEKAL from the coding sequence ATGAAACTATTCGACGTATATCCACTATTCGATGTCAACATCGTCAAGGGAGAAGGTTGCAAGGTCTGGGACGAGAAGGGCCAGGAATATCTGGATCTGTATGGCGGCCATGCTGTCATCTCGATAGGTCATGCACACCCCCATTATATTAAAAAGGTGTCAGAACAACTGCAGAAGTTGGGATTCTACTCTAACTCGGTGCACAACAACCTGCAGGCTGAGCTGGCAGAGAAGTTGGGCAAGCTGTCGGGCTACGAGGACTACCAGCTGTTCTTGGTGAACAGCGGTGCCGAGGCCAACGAGAACGCCTTGAAGCTGGCTTCGTTTAAGACAGGCAACACACGCGTGCTGTCTGCCCACAAGGCTTTCCATGGTCGCACATCGCTGGCTGTAGAGGTGACCAACAACCCAAAGATTGTGGCACCCATCAACGACAACCACCATGCCAAGTTCCTGCCTCTGGACGACATTGAAGGCTGGGTGCGCGAGCTGGTGAAAGGCGGTGTGGCCGCAGCCATCTTGGAGTGCATACAGGGTGTAGGTGGCATTCGCATGGTGACACCTGAGTTTGCTCAGAGTCTGGCTTATGCCTGTAAGCGTTTTGGCGCCGTGCTGATCTGCGACGAGATTCAGTGCGGCTACGGCCGTAGTGGTAAGTTCTTTGCCCACCAGTGGCTGGACATCAAGCCCGACATCATCACCGTGGCAAAGGGTATTGGCAATGGTTTCCCCATGTCGGGCGTGCTGATCTCGCCTGAGTTTAAGCCACAATTCGGGCAACTGGGCACCACCTTTGGTGGCAACCACCTGGCTTGCTCGGCTGCACTGGCCGTACTTGACGTGATCGAACAGGAAGACTTGGTTGAGAATGCCCGCGTAGTAGGCGACTACCTGATAGACAAGCTGCGCCATCTGAACCACCCCATGATCAAAGAGGTGCGCGGTCGCGGTCTGATGATTGGCATCGAACTGAACGAACCTCAGAAGCCCGTTCGCGAACGTCTGGTTTACGAGCAGCATGTGTTCACGGGCTGTTCGGGCGAGAACGTGCTGCGCTTGCTGCCACCACTGACCTTCAGTAAGGATATGGCAGACGAATTTATGATACGTTTAGAGAAAGCATTATGA
- the argC gene encoding N-acetyl-gamma-glutamyl-phosphate reductase, giving the protein MNKEISNGIKVTSPLPHREGHGGGSLRVGVLGAAGYTGGELIRLLLNHPEAEIVFANSESNAGNLVSDVHEGLIGDTDLKFTDEMPFDKVDVVFFCFGHGKSEQFLKEHTIPDNVKIIDLAQDFRIKGNHDYVYGLPEINKSEIAMANHVANPGCFATCIQVALLPAAHMNLLKEDVAVNAITGSTGAGQKPGATTHFSWRNNNLSIYKPFQHQHIAEIRQSLKQVQGYLDADIDFIPYRGDFARGIFCTAVIKTPVPVEDVIEAYKDFYKEAAFTHYSDKAIDLKQVVNTNKALVHVEKYGNKLLVTSAIDNLLKGAVGQAVQNMNIMFGIDETAGLKLKASAF; this is encoded by the coding sequence ATGAATAAAGAAATAAGCAACGGCATAAAAGTAACCTCTCCCCTCCCTCACAGGGAGGGGCATGGGGGTGGGTCCCTCCGCGTGGGGGTTTTAGGCGCTGCCGGCTACACTGGCGGCGAGCTGATCCGCTTGCTGCTGAACCATCCGGAGGCAGAGATCGTGTTTGCCAACTCTGAGAGTAATGCCGGCAATCTGGTGTCGGACGTGCACGAAGGGCTGATCGGCGACACCGACCTGAAGTTCACCGACGAGATGCCTTTCGACAAGGTCGATGTGGTGTTCTTCTGCTTCGGACACGGTAAAAGCGAGCAGTTCCTGAAAGAACACACCATCCCTGACAACGTGAAGATTATCGATCTGGCACAGGACTTCCGTATCAAAGGTAATCATGACTATGTGTATGGACTGCCCGAAATCAACAAAAGCGAAATTGCGATGGCTAACCATGTTGCCAACCCAGGCTGCTTCGCCACGTGCATTCAGGTTGCACTGTTGCCTGCAGCCCACATGAACCTGCTGAAAGAGGATGTGGCTGTCAATGCCATCACCGGCTCGACAGGTGCAGGACAGAAGCCTGGGGCCACCACTCATTTCTCGTGGCGCAACAACAACCTGAGCATCTATAAGCCCTTCCAGCATCAGCACATCGCTGAGATACGCCAGAGCCTGAAGCAGGTGCAGGGCTATCTGGATGCCGACATCGACTTCATCCCCTATCGCGGTGACTTTGCCCGTGGCATCTTCTGTACGGCTGTCATCAAGACACCTGTACCCGTAGAGGATGTCATCGAGGCATACAAGGACTTCTATAAGGAAGCGGCCTTCACCCACTACTCTGACAAGGCTATCGACTTGAAGCAGGTGGTGAACACCAACAAGGCACTGGTGCATGTCGAGAAATACGGCAACAAACTGCTGGTGACCTCGGCCATCGACAATCTGCTGAAGGGCGCTGTGGGTCAGGCCGTACAGAACATGAACATCATGTTTGGCATTGACGAGACTGCCGGACTGAAACTGAAGGCTTCCGCTTTCTAA
- a CDS encoding endonuclease domain-containing protein, translated as MGYKTAAPDRYGLLKAWARENRKNATTAEMVLWEFLRDKQLGVKFLRQHVIGDYIADFVSTEKGLIIEVDGGYHTEPHQQENDKMREDTLEQMGYHFLRFSNEEVLFNTEQVIQQIENYFNE; from the coding sequence ATGGGGTATAAGACGGCTGCTCCGGACAGATATGGGCTGCTCAAGGCTTGGGCCAGAGAGAACAGGAAGAATGCCACGACTGCAGAGATGGTGCTTTGGGAGTTTCTCCGCGATAAACAATTAGGAGTAAAATTTCTACGTCAGCACGTTATCGGGGATTATATCGCAGACTTCGTTTCAACCGAAAAGGGTCTTATTATTGAAGTTGATGGTGGATATCACACCGAACCACATCAACAAGAAAACGACAAAATGCGAGAGGACACTTTGGAACAAATGGGATATCACTTCCTCAGGTTTTCCAATGAAGAAGTTCTCTTTAATACTGAACAGGTAATACAACAAATAGAGAATTATTTCAATGAATAA
- a CDS encoding argininosuccinate synthase codes for MEQKKKVVVAFSGGLDTSYNVMYLTKEMGYEVYAACANTGGFSAEQLKKNEENAYKLGAKAYVTLDVTQEYYAKSLKYMIFGNVLRNNCYPISVSSERIFQAIAIARYAKEIGADAIAHGSTGAGNDQIRFDMTFLVMAPGVEIITLTRDRNLTRKEEVDYLNANGYFADFTKLKYSYNVGLWGTSICGGELLDPTQGLPEEAYLKHVTAAEKEATLKITFDKGEIAAVNGEKFDDKVKAIQKIEEIGASYAIGRDANVGDTIIGIKGRVGFEAAAPKLIIEAHRLLEKSTLSKWQQYWKDQVANWYGMFLHESQYLEPVMPDIEAMLTSSQRNVTGTAILKLRPYGFETVGVDSDNDLTKSKLGEYGETQTGWTSDEAKGFIKVSSTPLRVYYGIHPNER; via the coding sequence ATGGAACAGAAGAAGAAAGTAGTAGTCGCATTCAGTGGCGGTCTGGACACATCCTACAACGTGATGTATCTGACCAAGGAAATGGGTTATGAGGTATATGCAGCATGTGCAAATACCGGTGGTTTCTCAGCCGAACAGCTGAAGAAAAACGAGGAGAACGCTTACAAATTGGGCGCCAAGGCCTATGTTACACTCGATGTGACACAGGAATACTATGCCAAGTCTTTGAAATATATGATCTTCGGCAACGTGCTGCGCAACAACTGCTACCCCATCTCGGTGAGCTCTGAGCGCATCTTCCAGGCCATAGCCATCGCACGTTATGCCAAGGAGATTGGCGCTGATGCCATCGCACATGGTTCGACAGGCGCCGGCAACGACCAGATCCGCTTTGACATGACCTTCCTGGTAATGGCACCCGGCGTGGAGATTATCACATTGACACGCGACCGCAACCTGACACGCAAGGAGGAAGTGGACTATCTGAACGCCAACGGCTACTTTGCCGACTTCACCAAGCTGAAATACTCCTACAACGTAGGTCTCTGGGGTACAAGTATCTGTGGTGGCGAACTGCTCGACCCCACACAGGGGCTGCCCGAAGAGGCTTACCTGAAACACGTAACTGCTGCCGAAAAGGAGGCCACACTGAAGATTACCTTCGACAAGGGTGAGATTGCGGCTGTGAACGGCGAAAAGTTCGATGACAAGGTCAAGGCGATCCAGAAGATTGAAGAGATTGGTGCCTCGTATGCCATTGGGCGCGATGCCAACGTAGGCGATACAATCATCGGCATCAAGGGCCGCGTAGGTTTCGAGGCTGCTGCACCCAAACTGATCATCGAGGCTCACCGTCTGCTGGAGAAATCGACGCTCTCGAAGTGGCAGCAGTACTGGAAGGATCAGGTGGCCAACTGGTATGGCATGTTCCTGCACGAGAGTCAGTATCTGGAACCCGTGATGCCCGACATCGAGGCCATGTTGACCAGCAGTCAACGCAACGTGACAGGTACTGCCATCCTAAAGTTGCGCCCCTACGGCTTTGAGACCGTTGGCGTAGATTCAGACAACGACCTGACAAAGAGCAAGCTCGGCGAGTATGGCGAGACCCAGACAGGCTGGACGTCTGACGAGGCCAAGGGCTTCATCAAGGTATCGAGCACACCGCTGCGCGTGTATTATGGGATACATCCGAATGAGAGGTAA
- a CDS encoding GNAT family N-acetyltransferase yields METNKDIKVMVAGPEHEVYVDTILETIAEAAKVRGTGIAKRTHEYVAKKMQEAKAVIALRESDGRFAGFSYIETWGNKQYVTTSGLIVHPDFRGLGLAKRIKDLTFTLARTRWPHAKIFSLTSGAAVMAMNTQLGYKPVTFAELTDDEAFWKGCEGCINVDVLHRTGRKYCICTGMLFDPTEQLPAKLTPETIARIKQLEEIEEYSSLK; encoded by the coding sequence ATGGAAACAAATAAAGACATTAAAGTGATGGTGGCAGGCCCCGAGCACGAGGTCTATGTGGACACCATCTTGGAGACTATAGCTGAAGCTGCTAAGGTGAGAGGCACCGGCATTGCAAAGCGCACACACGAATATGTGGCCAAGAAGATGCAGGAAGCCAAGGCTGTGATTGCGCTGCGCGAGAGCGACGGCCGCTTTGCCGGTTTCAGCTACATCGAGACATGGGGCAACAAACAGTATGTGACCACTTCGGGTCTGATTGTTCACCCCGACTTTCGCGGCCTGGGACTGGCCAAGCGCATCAAGGACCTGACGTTTACGCTGGCACGCACACGCTGGCCACACGCCAAGATCTTCTCGCTGACCAGCGGCGCTGCCGTGATGGCTATGAACACACAGTTGGGCTACAAGCCCGTGACCTTTGCCGAACTGACCGACGATGAAGCTTTCTGGAAGGGATGCGAAGGTTGCATCAACGTTGACGTGCTGCACCGTACGGGGCGCAAGTACTGCATCTGCACTGGCATGCTGTTCGACCCGACCGAGCAACTGCCCGCCAAACTGACGCCAGAGACGATTGCACGCATCAAGCAACTGGAAGAGATTGAAGAATACAGCTCGCTAAAGTAA
- a CDS encoding arginine repressor yields MKEKDYRLEALRLIISSQQLGNQAELREALRKEGFNLTQATLSRDLKQLKVAKASTINGGYVYVLPNETMYKRVTTPTTAREMMEIPGFVNIHFAGNMGVIKTRPGYASAIAWNIDCANITSILGTIAGDDTIFIVIKEGTSQRALINALSEVVPNIK; encoded by the coding sequence ATGAAAGAAAAAGACTACCGTTTGGAAGCACTGAGACTCATCATTTCAAGTCAACAACTTGGAAATCAGGCAGAACTGCGTGAAGCCTTGAGGAAGGAAGGATTCAACCTGACTCAGGCCACATTGAGCCGTGACCTTAAGCAACTGAAGGTGGCCAAAGCATCGACCATCAACGGCGGCTATGTTTACGTGCTACCCAACGAGACCATGTATAAGCGTGTGACAACCCCCACCACGGCTCGTGAGATGATGGAGATACCCGGCTTTGTAAACATCCATTTTGCAGGCAACATGGGCGTCATCAAGACACGTCCAGGCTATGCCAGCGCCATTGCATGGAACATAGATTGTGCCAATATCACCAGCATATTGGGCACCATTGCCGGCGATGACACAATATTTATTGTGATAAAAGAAGGAACATCCCAGCGCGCGCTCATCAATGCGCTGAGCGAGGTGGTTCCGAACATCAAATAA